In the Solibacillus sp. FSL K6-1523 genome, one interval contains:
- a CDS encoding Na+/H+ antiporter subunit D, whose protein sequence is MNNIIVLPMIVPIITAIFLVFLRDSIKLQRIVSLVTMIFVTAVSVALLQLIQTEGILRLDFSGWAPPFGILFVADSFAVLLVLTASIVTAICLIYAFSTIGPRHERMFFYPFVLLLVAGVNGSFLTGDIFNLFVCFEVMLLASFALIALGGEKFQLREALKYVLINIVASWMFLLALAYLYGTIKTLNMAHISQRVAEVGQEPILTLVSLVFLIVFALKAGLLLFFWLPGSYSVPPTAVQALFAALLTKVGIYALFRTFTLMFPLNPEVTHTLIGVMAGLTIIAGCMGALAGQDVRTIATYNVVIGVGFILLALAIGTEQAMAGAVYYLIHDMLAKALLFLIIGTMVLLTGEIVVKNMSGLIRNYPLFGWLYFIVMCALVGIPPLSGFIGKVLIGQGAVETGSYVLLALGFGSSVIVLYSLLRIFLASFFGETSISEEEKKPIPRGAMVSFVLFALCIVGLGVGAEGIAVYVNDAAYTLVNPSVYVEAILNTHE, encoded by the coding sequence ATGAATAATATCATTGTTTTACCAATGATTGTGCCGATAATTACGGCGATATTTTTAGTTTTTTTACGTGATTCGATTAAGTTACAGCGTATTGTCAGCCTCGTAACAATGATATTCGTTACAGCTGTATCGGTTGCCTTGCTGCAATTAATCCAAACAGAGGGTATTTTACGACTTGATTTTAGCGGTTGGGCACCACCGTTTGGCATTTTATTTGTTGCGGATTCATTTGCTGTTTTATTAGTACTAACGGCAAGCATTGTGACGGCTATTTGTTTAATTTACGCCTTTTCAACAATCGGCCCTCGCCATGAACGGATGTTTTTTTATCCTTTTGTTCTATTGCTAGTTGCAGGTGTAAATGGTTCGTTTTTAACAGGGGATATTTTTAACTTATTTGTCTGCTTTGAAGTGATGTTGCTTGCTTCCTTTGCATTAATAGCGCTTGGCGGTGAGAAATTCCAGCTGCGTGAAGCACTAAAATATGTGTTAATCAATATTGTCGCTTCATGGATGTTTTTACTCGCGCTTGCGTATTTATACGGCACAATAAAAACATTGAATATGGCACACATTTCCCAGCGTGTAGCGGAAGTAGGACAAGAGCCAATCTTGACGCTTGTCTCACTTGTTTTTCTCATTGTATTTGCTTTAAAAGCAGGGTTGCTTCTGTTCTTCTGGCTACCAGGTTCTTATAGTGTGCCACCTACAGCTGTGCAAGCATTGTTTGCGGCATTATTAACAAAGGTAGGGATTTATGCGTTATTCCGCACATTTACATTAATGTTCCCGCTCAATCCAGAAGTGACGCATACGTTAATTGGTGTAATGGCTGGATTGACGATCATTGCAGGCTGTATGGGGGCTCTCGCTGGTCAGGATGTGCGAACAATTGCTACATATAATGTTGTCATTGGCGTCGGCTTTATTTTACTAGCGCTCGCAATTGGAACGGAACAAGCGATGGCGGGGGCTGTTTATTATTTAATTCACGATATGCTTGCGAAGGCATTACTCTTTTTAATTATAGGTACGATGGTGCTTTTAACGGGAGAAATTGTCGTGAAAAATATGAGTGGGTTGATTCGTAACTATCCGCTTTTTGGTTGGCTATATTTTATTGTGATGTGTGCGCTTGTCGGGATTCCACCATTGAGTGGCTTTATTGGGAAAGTATTGATCGGACAAGGCGCTGTTGAAACGGGTTCTTATGTATTGCTTGCATTAGGATTTGGCTCGAGTGTTATCGTTTTATATTCGCTTCTTCGCATTTTCTTAGCTTCATTTTTTGGAGAAACATCAATTAGTGAAGAGGAGAAAAAGCCAATCCCTCGAGGTGCGATGGTTTCATTTGTCTTATTTGCACTGTGCATTGTCGGCTTGGGTGTTGGTGCAGAAGGAATAGCCGTTTATGTAAACGACGCAGCATATACATTAGTAAATCCTTCTGTTTATGTGGAGGCAATTTTAAATACCCATGAGTAA
- a CDS encoding Na(+)/H(+) antiporter subunit C, protein MESLMIILVGILVAIATYLILSRSVFRVIMGTAILSHAVHLLLLTVGGLKKGNVPIIGQADGAFTDALPQALILTAIVISFAVTAFLLVLAYRMYLTNGTDDLSQLGGKSDE, encoded by the coding sequence ATGGAATCTTTAATGATAATACTTGTAGGCATACTTGTGGCGATTGCTACGTATTTAATCCTCTCTCGAAGTGTTTTTCGTGTCATTATGGGCACGGCAATTTTGTCACATGCTGTCCATTTGTTACTTTTAACAGTAGGCGGTTTGAAAAAGGGTAATGTGCCGATTATTGGGCAAGCGGATGGAGCTTTTACAGATGCTTTGCCACAAGCGCTTATTTTAACGGCAATTGTTATTAGCTTTGCCGTTACAGCGTTTTTACTTGTCCTTGCTTACCGAATGTATTTAACAAACGGCACGGATGACCTTTCGCAGCTAGGAGGTAAATCAGATGAATAA